A stretch of the Verrucomicrobiota bacterium genome encodes the following:
- a CDS encoding Gfo/Idh/MocA family oxidoreductase — protein sequence MSQLNFAIIGTGGISLQNHLPGLALCRDVRVTALCDANPAALEAARQQTGAAITSTKWEDIVARDDVHAVIIATPNVFHPPIALAAARSGKHVLSEKPLALNAADAQAMADEADRANVRHMTAFTYRFVPAMRYLHHLIKRGDAGRIYHYRSCRLQDWGTRSVGWRMQKKMAGTGEIGDMLSHRIDFARHLVSEFKRLVAGLVNHTPIRDGQPNDTDDWVGLLAEFACGATGVMESSKLASGVNESWRSPDRVEINGSEASFSFTTGCWNELQSGKRGGPGMKALPIPREFHVLPGSPRDPSVGDPLVSFRYDQAVEFVNAIREQRPCCITLHDGARAQRVIDAAVKSAESRAWVDLSAAD from the coding sequence ATGAGCCAGCTCAACTTCGCCATCATCGGCACCGGTGGCATCTCGCTGCAAAATCACCTGCCCGGACTCGCCCTGTGCAGGGACGTCCGCGTCACCGCGCTGTGCGATGCGAACCCCGCCGCGCTCGAGGCCGCGCGCCAGCAGACGGGCGCGGCCATCACGTCCACGAAGTGGGAGGACATCGTCGCGCGCGACGACGTGCACGCGGTCATCATCGCCACGCCGAACGTGTTCCATCCGCCCATCGCCCTCGCGGCGGCGCGGAGCGGCAAGCACGTCTTGAGCGAGAAGCCGCTCGCCTTGAACGCCGCCGACGCGCAGGCGATGGCCGACGAGGCCGACCGCGCGAACGTGCGCCACATGACCGCGTTCACCTATCGCTTCGTGCCCGCGATGCGCTACCTGCATCACCTCATCAAGCGCGGCGACGCCGGCCGCATCTATCACTACCGCTCGTGCCGGTTGCAGGATTGGGGCACGCGCAGCGTCGGCTGGCGCATGCAGAAGAAGATGGCCGGCACCGGCGAAATCGGCGACATGCTCAGCCACCGCATTGACTTCGCGCGGCATCTCGTCAGCGAGTTCAAACGGCTCGTGGCGGGCCTCGTGAACCACACACCCATCCGCGACGGCCAGCCCAACGACACCGACGACTGGGTCGGCCTGCTCGCGGAGTTCGCGTGCGGCGCGACCGGCGTGATGGAAAGCAGCAAGCTCGCGAGCGGCGTCAACGAAAGCTGGCGCAGTCCCGACCGCGTCGAGATCAACGGGAGCGAGGCAAGCTTCAGCTTCACGACGGGCTGCTGGAACGAACTGCAGTCCGGCAAGCGCGGCGGGCCCGGCATGAAGGCCCTGCCCATCCCGCGCGAGTTCCACGTGCTGCCCGGCTCGCCGCGCGACCCGTCCGTGGGCGACCCGCTCGTGTCGTTCCGCTACGACCAGGCCGTCGAGTTCGTGAACGCCATCCGCGAGCAGCGGCCCTGCTGCATCACCCTGCACGATGGCGCGCGCGCGCAGAGAGTGATCGACGCCGCCGTGAAGTCCGCCGAGTCGCGCGCGTGGGTGGATTTGTCCGCGGCGGATTGA
- a CDS encoding DUF1553 domain-containing protein, which produces MELLDELVLRLDSAAVRVLQREALPDLSRLAAAWELRREVQHRTAPRDSAGRSRTSQAPGLKQQGYGNAPGQMRLLRRPSTVLLSGRTMNAPCLAACAGLFLANVALQAAAPAKPSRYADLILADKPAAYWRLNDDVNGTVKNIAPGANASALDGRVEGKVALRQSAQSSEQFPEFEPDSTAAGFSGKGEFIRVKDPGANSPLDFKNGDSITLEAWVLLNSIKDGQQVYVIGKGRTGNKGFAADNQNWALRLRGQDDAAAVSFLFRDAEAAGAKLSKEESEKHWHRWTSNDGFIPGSGWHHVAVTYSFGKSASIKGYIDGAEVKGTWDMGGKSDAPPVVDDDEVWIGSSMGGSAGSTFNGLINEVAVHRRALPAPGFTARFNHVPPPPRLADTSKLPKDRVHVELIEGISASPNWNFTAGAPAETWTESAFAFAGVPQKYSPRGVRVDRSNPFLLRATAKVTLPAGEHRLLLRSLQSARLFMDGKLLGTTKFIVPNGSGHGQVADAPGDDYPAGLRYARTGHHEHWITAQSKGGEHLFVLEGIIGGKSLKPEVGELTVSIARKDELFHLLAPRERTPHTDEAWTSFADSQHARFAATDAKRRHEIADEENKYWARRHELARKTMAAKPAPAVPRVAAPTPVFNDIDRFIGARLEAAKVAPAPLVDDLAFLRRLALDTVGIPPTPAQIETFLKDTGTTQQRRARAIDHFLAQPGWADHWVGYWQDVLAENPAILKPTLNNTGPFRWWIHESFSDNKPMDRFATELIAMEGSVYGGGPAGFGLATQNDVPMADRAQIISSAFLAMNLACARCHDAPYHEFKQKDLFSLAAMLKQGPQEVPASSSIPANANIKIGRRVNVTLKPGEKVDPALPFADLAHGTAAAALARDVKNPREQLAAWITAPENDRFAQVLVNRVWKRYLGSGLVDRVDDWEDEKPSHPELLAWLAHELVAHDYDLKHIARLIFNSHAYQRAAGAHTPASDEPKHRLFASPARRRLLAEQIVDSMFAVTGKRLESELLTLDNDGRRPAKDFLSLGVPRRAWEFTGLSNDRDRPALSLPKTQAIVDVLAMFGWRETRQNPLSSRDHSANVLQPAVLANGDMGNGRITRLSDDCDLVDMLVQHQPLPTLVETVFLRVLSRPPTAGERETFVNYLAAGFQERVQPAPPRKLRKDYDPTLLLSWSNHLNAKSTEVKYKVEDKARLGDEPTTRLAKDWRERMEDVLWAMVNAPEFVFVP; this is translated from the coding sequence ATGGAACTTCTCGATGAGCTGGTGTTGCGGCTGGATTCCGCTGCCGTTCGCGTCCTACAACGGGAAGCACTGCCAGACCTATCTCGGCTGGCGGCCGCGTGGGAACTTCGGCGCGAAGTTCAACATCGGACCGCGCCCCGAGATTCCGCCGGCCGCTCCCGAACCTCCCAAGCCCCCGGGCTAAAACAGCAAGGATACGGCAACGCCCCGGGCCAAATGCGGTTGTTGCGCCGTCCATCCACGGTGTTACTGTCCGGCCGCACCATGAACGCACCGTGCCTCGCCGCTTGTGCCGGGTTGTTTCTCGCGAACGTCGCGCTGCAAGCCGCCGCGCCCGCCAAGCCGTCCCGATACGCCGATCTCATCCTCGCCGACAAGCCCGCGGCCTATTGGCGGCTCAATGACGACGTGAACGGCACGGTGAAGAACATCGCGCCCGGCGCGAACGCGTCCGCGCTCGACGGCCGGGTCGAGGGCAAGGTCGCGTTGCGCCAGTCCGCGCAGTCGAGCGAGCAATTCCCCGAGTTCGAGCCGGACAGCACCGCGGCGGGCTTCAGCGGCAAGGGCGAGTTCATCCGCGTGAAGGACCCCGGCGCGAACAGCCCGCTCGACTTCAAGAACGGCGACTCCATCACGCTCGAAGCGTGGGTGCTGCTGAACAGCATCAAGGACGGCCAGCAGGTTTATGTCATCGGCAAGGGCCGAACAGGCAACAAGGGCTTCGCCGCCGACAACCAGAACTGGGCGTTGCGACTCCGCGGGCAGGACGACGCGGCCGCGGTGAGTTTCCTCTTCCGCGACGCCGAGGCCGCAGGCGCGAAGCTGTCGAAGGAGGAATCCGAGAAGCACTGGCATCGCTGGACATCGAACGACGGCTTCATCCCCGGCTCGGGCTGGCATCACGTCGCGGTCACCTACTCGTTTGGCAAGAGCGCGAGCATCAAGGGCTACATCGACGGCGCCGAAGTCAAGGGCACATGGGACATGGGCGGCAAGTCCGACGCGCCGCCCGTCGTGGACGACGACGAAGTGTGGATCGGCTCCTCGATGGGCGGATCCGCGGGCAGCACATTCAACGGGCTCATCAACGAAGTCGCCGTGCATCGCCGCGCGCTTCCCGCGCCGGGCTTCACGGCGCGCTTCAACCACGTCCCGCCCCCGCCGAGGCTCGCCGACACCTCGAAGCTCCCGAAGGACCGTGTGCACGTCGAGCTCATCGAGGGCATCTCCGCCTCGCCAAACTGGAACTTCACCGCGGGCGCGCCGGCCGAGACGTGGACCGAGTCCGCGTTCGCATTCGCCGGCGTGCCGCAGAAGTATTCGCCGCGCGGCGTGCGCGTGGACCGGTCGAATCCGTTCCTGCTGCGCGCGACCGCCAAGGTCACGCTGCCCGCGGGCGAACACCGGCTGCTGCTGCGCTCCCTGCAAAGCGCACGGCTCTTCATGGACGGCAAGCTGCTCGGCACCACGAAGTTCATCGTGCCAAACGGCAGCGGACACGGGCAGGTCGCGGATGCGCCAGGCGACGATTACCCGGCCGGGCTGCGCTACGCCCGCACGGGGCATCACGAGCACTGGATCACGGCGCAGTCGAAGGGCGGCGAGCATCTCTTCGTGCTCGAGGGCATCATCGGCGGCAAGAGCCTCAAGCCCGAGGTCGGCGAACTGACGGTCAGCATCGCGCGCAAGGACGAACTCTTCCACCTCCTCGCCCCGAGGGAAAGAACCCCGCACACCGACGAGGCGTGGACCTCGTTTGCCGACTCGCAACATGCCCGCTTCGCCGCAACCGACGCGAAGCGCCGCCACGAGATCGCCGACGAAGAGAACAAGTATTGGGCACGGCGCCACGAACTCGCGCGAAAGACCATGGCCGCAAAGCCCGCGCCCGCCGTCCCGCGCGTCGCCGCGCCGACGCCCGTGTTCAACGACATCGACCGGTTCATCGGCGCGCGGCTTGAAGCTGCGAAAGTCGCGCCCGCGCCCCTCGTGGACGACCTCGCGTTCCTCCGCCGGCTTGCGCTCGACACCGTCGGCATTCCGCCCACGCCCGCGCAGATCGAGACGTTCTTGAAGGACACCGGCACGACGCAGCAGCGGCGCGCACGTGCGATCGACCACTTCCTCGCGCAGCCCGGCTGGGCCGACCACTGGGTCGGCTACTGGCAGGACGTGCTCGCCGAGAACCCCGCCATCCTCAAGCCCACGCTCAACAACACCGGCCCGTTCCGCTGGTGGATTCACGAGTCATTCAGCGACAACAAGCCGATGGACCGTTTCGCCACCGAGCTCATCGCGATGGAGGGCAGCGTTTACGGCGGCGGCCCCGCGGGCTTCGGACTCGCCACGCAAAACGACGTGCCGATGGCCGACCGCGCGCAGATCATCTCGTCGGCGTTCCTCGCGATGAACCTCGCGTGCGCCCGCTGCCACGACGCGCCGTATCACGAGTTCAAGCAGAAGGATTTGTTCAGCCTCGCCGCGATGCTGAAGCAAGGCCCGCAGGAAGTGCCCGCGAGCAGCTCGATCCCGGCGAACGCCAACATCAAGATCGGCCGCCGCGTGAACGTGACGCTCAAGCCCGGCGAGAAAGTGGACCCGGCTCTTCCCTTCGCCGACCTCGCGCACGGCACGGCCGCCGCGGCCCTTGCCCGCGACGTGAAGAATCCACGCGAGCAGCTCGCCGCATGGATCACCGCGCCGGAGAACGACCGCTTCGCGCAAGTCCTCGTGAACCGCGTGTGGAAGCGCTACCTCGGCAGCGGCCTCGTGGACCGCGTGGACGATTGGGAAGACGAGAAGCCCTCGCACCCGGAATTGCTCGCGTGGCTCGCGCACGAACTGGTCGCGCACGATTACGACCTCAAGCACATCGCCCGGCTCATCTTCAACTCCCACGCGTATCAGCGCGCCGCCGGCGCTCACACACCCGCGAGCGACGAGCCCAAGCACCGGCTGTTCGCCTCCCCCGCGCGACGCCGGCTTCTGGCCGAGCAGATCGTGGACTCGATGTTCGCCGTCACCGGCAAGCGGCTTGAATCCGAGCTGCTCACGCTCGACAACGACGGCCGCCGTCCCGCGAAGGACTTCCTCAGCCTCGGCGTGCCACGCCGCGCGTGGGAGTTCACCGGCCTCTCGAACGACCGCGACCGCCCCGCGCTGTCGCTTCCGAAAACGCAGGCCATCGTGGACGTGCTGGCGATGTTCGGCTGGCGCGAGACGCGGCAGAACCCGCTCTCCTCGCGCGACCACTCGGCGAACGTCCTGCAGCCCGCCGTGCTCGCCAACGGCGACATGGGCAACGGCCGCATCACCCGCCTCTCGGACGACTGCGACCTTGTGGACATGCTCGTGCAACACCAGCCGCTGCCGACGCTCGTCGAAACCGTGTTCCTCCGCGTGCTGTCGCGCCCGCCGACGGCCGGCGAACGCGAGACATTCGTGAACTACCTCGCCGCCGGCTTCCAGGAACGCGTCCAGCCCGCGCCGCCGCGCAAGCTGCGCAAGGACTACGACCCGACGCTGCTCCTGAGCTGGTCGAACCATCTCAACGCGAAATCCACCGAGGTCAAATACAAGGTCGAGGACAAGGCGCGGCTCGGCGACGAGCCCACGACGCGCCTCGCGAAAGACTGGCGCGAGCGCATGGAAGACGTGCTCTGGGCGATGGTGAACGCGCCGGAGTTTGTGTTTGTGCCCTGA
- a CDS encoding DUF1501 domain-containing protein, with product MNAKLETTPLTRRGFLVRAGAGASALGLGGIPAFGDGEKKTYPQGKAEHCIFIWLGGGAAHMDTWDPKRPGDPAKRVAGSAYPAMDTAIPGVQVCEHLKGCAKILDRFALLRTVNHDLIDEHAAATNFVHTGRKPTGTITYPSIGSIVAHQRGALADGIPPYVVIGYPMIMRGPGFLGAKHSYIYLTDTEKGPAGLTRPPYINSARAHDREELLAKLRRGFAERNAGDKAIADYNEAAGAAAALGNGEFMTSFELDKEPASLRAAFGGEFGQRCLLARRLIQRGARFIEVSFNLNFINGTGWDTHNDGQLNQHILIQQLDQALAALVLDLERTKLLDKTLVVVATEFGRPIEFDAGGGRGHQGKAFSIVLAGGGLRTGQAVGETDEMAKVPVKQPLSVPDVHATIACALGINPAKNLYDGSRPVPITDRGEPARQLFG from the coding sequence ATGAACGCGAAACTTGAAACGACTCCATTGACCCGCCGCGGATTCCTCGTGCGAGCCGGCGCGGGCGCGTCGGCGCTTGGCCTCGGCGGGATTCCCGCGTTCGGCGACGGCGAGAAGAAAACTTACCCGCAGGGCAAGGCCGAGCATTGCATCTTCATCTGGCTCGGCGGCGGCGCGGCGCACATGGACACGTGGGACCCCAAGCGCCCCGGCGACCCGGCCAAGCGCGTCGCCGGCTCGGCGTATCCCGCGATGGACACGGCCATCCCCGGCGTGCAGGTCTGCGAGCACCTCAAGGGCTGCGCGAAGATTCTCGACCGCTTCGCCCTGCTGCGCACGGTGAACCACGACTTGATTGACGAGCACGCGGCCGCGACGAACTTCGTCCACACCGGCCGCAAGCCCACCGGCACCATCACGTATCCGAGCATCGGCTCGATCGTCGCGCACCAGCGCGGCGCGCTTGCCGACGGCATCCCGCCCTATGTCGTGATCGGCTACCCGATGATCATGCGCGGGCCGGGCTTCCTCGGCGCGAAGCACAGCTACATCTATCTCACCGACACGGAGAAAGGCCCCGCCGGGTTGACGCGCCCGCCTTACATCAACTCCGCGCGGGCCCACGACCGCGAGGAACTGCTGGCGAAGCTCCGCAGGGGTTTCGCCGAGCGCAACGCCGGCGACAAGGCCATCGCCGACTACAACGAGGCCGCGGGCGCGGCGGCGGCGCTCGGCAATGGCGAGTTCATGACCTCCTTCGAGCTCGACAAGGAGCCTGCGTCGCTGCGCGCGGCTTTCGGCGGCGAGTTCGGGCAGCGTTGCCTGCTCGCACGGCGGCTCATCCAGCGCGGCGCGCGGTTCATCGAGGTGTCGTTCAACCTCAACTTCATCAATGGCACCGGCTGGGACACGCACAACGACGGCCAGCTCAACCAGCACATCCTCATCCAGCAACTCGACCAGGCGCTCGCCGCGCTCGTGCTCGACCTCGAGCGCACGAAGCTCCTCGACAAGACGCTTGTCGTGGTCGCGACGGAGTTCGGCCGGCCGATCGAGTTCGATGCGGGCGGCGGGCGCGGGCACCAGGGCAAGGCGTTCAGCATCGTGCTCGCGGGCGGCGGACTGCGCACCGGACAGGCGGTCGGCGAAACAGATGAGATGGCGAAGGTGCCCGTGAAGCAGCCGCTCTCCGTCCCCGACGTGCACGCGACCATCGCCTGCGCGCTCGGCATCAACCCGGCGAAGAACCTTTACGACGGCTCGCGCCCCGTGCCCATCACCGACCGCGGCGAACCGGCGCGGCAGTTGTTCGGCTAG
- a CDS encoding DUF554 domain-containing protein produces MTGLGTAINAAGILLGGVLGLTFARQIPESWQLRIRALLALFIIYAGLSLTWKGVNGPFGQVAKQMGIVMLALVLGNATGRLLRLQRGMNALGRYARERFAKADPANKQFSEGFVTCTLVFCLGPMAILGPMEDALSTPHTMRILLIKTVMDGLATMGFVAAMGWGPILSVIPVVAYQGSITLLATALEPYLRHQDLLDAVNATGGLIVFTISLVVLEVKRVELANYLPSLLWAPLLTWWWR; encoded by the coding sequence ATGACCGGGCTGGGCACCGCCATCAACGCGGCCGGGATTCTCCTCGGCGGCGTGCTCGGCCTCACCTTCGCGCGGCAGATTCCCGAGTCGTGGCAACTGCGCATCAGGGCGCTGCTCGCCCTCTTCATCATCTACGCCGGACTGAGCCTCACGTGGAAGGGGGTCAACGGGCCCTTTGGCCAGGTCGCGAAGCAGATGGGCATCGTGATGCTCGCCCTCGTGCTCGGCAACGCCACGGGCAGGCTGCTGCGGCTCCAGCGCGGCATGAACGCGCTCGGCCGATACGCGCGCGAACGTTTCGCGAAGGCCGACCCGGCGAACAAACAATTCAGCGAGGGCTTCGTCACGTGCACGCTCGTCTTCTGCCTCGGGCCGATGGCCATCCTCGGGCCGATGGAGGACGCGCTGAGCACGCCGCACACGATGCGCATCCTGCTCATCAAGACCGTGATGGACGGACTGGCGACGATGGGCTTCGTGGCGGCGATGGGCTGGGGACCGATCCTGTCGGTGATTCCCGTCGTCGCGTATCAGGGCTCGATCACGCTGCTGGCGACGGCGCTGGAGCCGTATCTCAGGCATCAGGACCTGCTCGACGCGGTCAACGCCACGGGCGGGCTCATCGTGTTCACCATCTCGCTCGTCGTGCTGGAGGTGAAGCGCGTGGAGCTGGCCAACTACCTGCCGAGCCTCCTGTGGGCGCCGCTGCTCACCTGGTGGTGGCGGTGA